GGCGGCTCGTGGTGCCGGGGGAGCAGGCCCTGGAGCGCACCGCCGACGACGTGGTCGCCTGGGCGTTCTCGATGTCCTCCTCGACCCCGCACCTGTTCGGAGGAGGCCGGGACGACTTCGAGGCCGACCTGCGCCGGCTGCTGCGGGAGTCCTCCGCGTCCGGGCTGTTCTCCGAGCGCCGGCCGAGCACCGAGGTCCACATCTGGGGGACGGACCCCGCCGCCGAGCGGTGAGTGCCCCGTCCCGGGTGGACCGCTGCCGTTCCGATCCTGTGGGGTGGCGGACGAGGCGGACTCACCCCCGGGCGACGGCGACGGCGACGGGTGCGGCGGGTGCGGCGGGTGTCGTGCGGAGCAGGGCCTCCCGGCAGCTCGAAGGCTGACGACGCCGACGAGGTGTCCAGGAGGCCCGGCTCTTCCTCGCCTACGCTCCTGAGGCTGCGGAGCGCGGCAGTTGCCGCGGCCTGACGTGCGACCCGATGCGACTCAGGTCGGTGCTCACCCCCGTCGGAGTGTCGAGGAGCTTCGAGTGTTTCGCACTGTCGACGGAACCGGGGCCGTGGACGGTGAGTTCGAAGTCCTGGCGCGTCCTGGCGTTCAGAGCCAACGGCAGCTGGATGCGTCCGTCCGCGACCATGCGCCGTATCCGGGAGCGGCTGAGACCGAACCCGAGCACGAGCAGCCGTTCGACACGGACCGGCCCGGGCAGCTCGAAGCCGACCAGCACCTTGAGCGGTGTCGGGTCGTCGAGTGCGTAGAGGGGCGTGCGGGTCTCCAACTCCCAGGTATCGGTCCAGTCGAGGTGGTAGCCGTTCTTCGCGGCCAGCGACGCACTCATCGTCAGCTCCCGCACCACGGACGGGTCATTGGCCTCGTACGCCTCCCGGCGTGCGGGCGCCAGCGACGACACGTGGACGCGCTCGTGGACGGGCACCTTGGAGGTCCGGTCGCACGTCGCGCAGCTCAGGAGAAGCCAGACGTCGAGGAGCTTGCCGTTCGCATTGACACGGATCTTGCCCGAGGGGCGGTGACGCGTGCCGGAGCAGTCCGGGCAGGGTCGTACGACGGTGGGCAGGGCGGACTGACGCACGGCCCACCGGGCCTTGCGGTCGATATGCATGGATGTGGTTGCTTTCAGGACTCAGCAGGAGCACTCGCAGGCGAGGCCGCGGCTCCTGGATCTGACGGATGCACACGAGGGCGCGAGTCATCGCCTCGGGGCTGAGCGGTCAGGCTCCGAGGTCGATCGCGCGCGACAGGTCGGCTGTTGCTACGTGGCAGTCGTTACAGGTCCATGCCGATGATCATGATCGAGGCGACGGCCGCCGGCAACCCATTTTCCGTGGCTCGTCGGCGAGCCCTGGCAGCGCCCCGGCGATCGGACATCGCAGGGGAGAACCGTCCCGACGCTCGTCCCGGGGGCTGCGTCCCGCCGAGGGTGGGTATCCGTCCAACCGTCAGTTCCGCTGCTCGGGAGTGATTTTGCCGCCACTTCTCGCGTGATGGTCCGTCATGCAGCTGACCCGGATGCTCCGCTAGCGTTCACGCATGGCTATGAAGAAGGCTCACGAATCACTGCCGCAGCATGAACTGGTGGCCACCAGCAGCACGGAGGTCTGGCAACTCATCGCCGAGGGCCGGTTCAAGGACGCCCCTTCCATCGCCGCCCTGGCTCTCTTCCAGCGTCATCGCGCAGAGCACGCCGATTGATCGGCGCCGGGCACAGCCGTCGGGGCGTCGGCGGCGGCGCGCATCCTCGCGGCCGCGTCGTGTCGGCGCCGGAGTGCGTAGCAAATGACTCGTCAGATCCGTTTGTCGACAGTGATGTCCGGCATCGAGGGTGGTGGCACCGCAGTCCCGGTCGCGGTAGAGTGTGGCTTCATTATGAAGGACGTACATAATTCTGAGGGCCTGGCCCACGACCCTGACGGTCAGCTCTACGACCTTGGTGTCCGGGCGTCCATGCGGGTGTTCGCGGCGGGTGACGACACCGGTGCGCTGGAGGCGGCCGCGGCGGTGCGGTCGGCTTCGCAGGCGATCGACCGGCTGCGTTCGCACGGGGCCGGCGGACGCGGGCTCAGTGCCGGGGCGCTCGACGTCCTCGCGCGGCTGAGTGCGACCGGGGAGGAGGGGCTGAGCATCGGTGAGTTGGCGCGTGCGGCGGGGGTGAGCTCCCGCAACGTGACCGGCCTGGTCGACACCCTGGAGCGGGACGGCCTGGCGCAGCGCGTCCAGGACCGGCACGACCGCCGTTCGGTCCGGGTCCGGATCACCGTGGTGGGCCACGAGTGGCTGGCGGCGTTCCGGCTGCCGACGCAGCGTGCGATGTCCGCCGTGTTCCAGGGCTTCTCCGAAGCCGACCTTGCCCAGTTCCGGCACCTCTGCCTCCGTCTGGTCGAGAACCAGCAGCGGATCGAGGCGTACTTGAACACGAACCGGCCCGACCAGGCGGCGCCGAGCCCCTGAGCGGCCCGGTTCGTGGGCCACCGGATACCCGGCCGCATTCCCAGCCGTATCCCTGGCCGTATCCCTGGCCGCATTCCCGGCCGCATTCCTGAACGACCGACAGACCGACAGGCTGCCCGATCGACAGGCCGAACAGTCCGACGGACGAGCGGCAGGCGGCCGGCACACCGACCCGGAGGACCGCATGACCACCGACTCGCCCACCCGGGACACCGTCCGGACGTACCACGAAGCGCGGTTCCGCGGGGACGTCGCGACGGCCGCCGTCCAGATCGGCGACGGCTTTCACTTCCGCAGCCCGTTCATCACCTCCGAGAGCCCGACCGGCCACCTCGACGGCCTGGACGGGCTGCTGGGAGTCGTCACCCGCGTCGACCTGATCAGCGAGCTGTACGGCGAGGCCGAGGCCGTGCTGGTGTA
The sequence above is a segment of the Kitasatospora sp. NBC_00240 genome. Coding sequences within it:
- a CDS encoding MarR family transcriptional regulator; the protein is MTRQIRLSTVMSGIEGGGTAVPVAVECGFIMKDVHNSEGLAHDPDGQLYDLGVRASMRVFAAGDDTGALEAAAAVRSASQAIDRLRSHGAGGRGLSAGALDVLARLSATGEEGLSIGELARAAGVSSRNVTGLVDTLERDGLAQRVQDRHDRRSVRVRITVVGHEWLAAFRLPTQRAMSAVFQGFSEADLAQFRHLCLRLVENQQRIEAYLNTNRPDQAAPSP
- a CDS encoding DUF1062 domain-containing protein — its product is MHIDRKARWAVRQSALPTVVRPCPDCSGTRHRPSGKIRVNANGKLLDVWLLLSCATCDRTSKVPVHERVHVSSLAPARREAYEANDPSVVRELTMSASLAAKNGYHLDWTDTWELETRTPLYALDDPTPLKVLVGFELPGPVRVERLLVLGFGLSRSRIRRMVADGRIQLPLALNARTRQDFELTVHGPGSVDSAKHSKLLDTPTGVSTDLSRIGSHVRPRQLPRSAASGA